TCTTTATTCCATTGTAACCTGttcctttctttcctcctcACTGCAGTTCATGGGTTAAATTCCATTCCTCAACAGCAGCGTTCTCAACTGTCCTCACCCTCCAGAAGAGAAGGCTTAGTCTCCGTGCCATGTCACAGACCTGTGGAGCGAACGCATTCAGAGCCTCTTCCCTACAACCACTCAATCCTATCCCTGCATGCAAGCCATCACCCCCATCTCCAGCACCAGCAATACCACAAGAGTGGATTGGAAAGGTTCAAGCTGAATCCACACCTGGCCAAGGTGAGAGGGGGAAGGCTCTGTGTGAATATGCTCAGGTTTTACCTTTCAAAAATACTTGATAAGGCAAAGAAATGTTCCTGTATTATCAGTTTAACATTATCAGTTTGTTACAAAtgcataaaaaatgtatttaagacTTAAAGAGTTCAACAACACAACATTTTCCCTTTAAAATAGCTAAATAGCAAATCCATTGAGAAGCCCCGTCTGACACAGATCCCATCAGAGGACATGGACCTGGAGGAGACTGGATCAGGATCCGGTTCAGGGACAGGCTCTGTGTGCGGCTCAGAACCAGGCTCGCTTTATGAGGATGGCCAACGCAGGCGACAAAGCACTGCCAGCACAGACTCAGTTTATGACACAGAGTCCACTACCTCCTCTCGGGAGAGCTTGATCGAGCAGTCACATTTTCTCAGTCAGGTACATGTTTACACACACTAAATGTTCCAGACAGAGGttgtgtttcctttccttcaaaTCTCAAGATAAATGTTTACATTTTCTTATAGGAActgatccattttttttatttttaaaaacatgctAGAACCTCTGTAAAGCTAAAAGCTACAAAATtgcatctttgtttttttattacagCTCTTTTATGAAAGCAATTCATAACCTAACAGGTTATGATATGTCCAAATCTGGTaacaatgtttttaatgtttcccttttctaatttttttatttgactgaACTACGCTTTGCCATCAGGAGGCACTGTTGCTTTATTTATACTGGTTGGAGAGAAGGGACGTAACACTGTTGTTGCAGCCTGCTTGGCAGTGTTGACTTTTCTTTATCACTTGCTTGTTCTAAAAAAGCAGAATTAAATTGTCCAGATTATTCGTAATTGCTTTCTACTGGTGAAAGGAATTGGACTGCCGCATTTATTGTGTGGAAGTTTACTCCGAGCAGTCTTTAACACTGCtagctttttttctctttacacACTAATCTGGAAATACAGAGGCAAGTAATCCATAGACCTGGTCTACAGCCAGATGGACTGGGTGTGCCAACCCTAATTTGGCCTCACCAGTCTCACCAACCAGTGATTCGGTCCAGGTCCTTACCAGCGTCCACCTCCCTGCCTCATACTTCACATCCATCCAACGCCATACCTTCTCTGTCACTGTCCAGTCCTGCTACAGATGTCAAGCTAAGCTACACAACAGGTAAACCAATCATTATGTCAGGAAGAACTCATTAACCATTACCATGGGTTATGTTTTTTACTGATAATTTGTGTATGACAGAATTACAACTAAATTGACGAGGGAATAAAAGATcaaatgatgatggtgatgtgtgtgtgtgtgtctaggTTTGGTTTATGATGCGCAGATGCAAAAGCACCAGTGTACCTGTGGAGACAACAGCCGCCACCCTGAGCATGCAGGGAGGGTCCAGAGCATCTGGTCCAGACTGCATGAAAGAGGGCTGAGGAACCAGTGTGAGGTAGGTTGCACTCACTTtggtatattttttttcaaatttatatatgcatatattaaTTTTATGCAAACATATAAATATGGATATATTCAGAGAGTACACGTATATATATTCAaatatactgtatgtgtgtgcgttttTAAGTCTATCCGCAGCAGAAAGGCCACCCTTGAAGAGCTGCAATCAGTCCATTCAGAAAAGCATGTGCATTTGTTTGGCAACAACACACTTAGCCGACTCAAGTTGGACAACCGCAAGCTCGCTGGTAAGATTAGCAGTAACACTAAAAACTACAatgataattctttttttaaattagtggAACATGTTAATGACATGAAAATGCCGTAATTCATCCACTGCAGGATCTCAACCGATTTTTGTGATGTTACCATGTGGAGGGGTTGGGGTGAGTGCTGCGCATGTGCACACATATCAGTACACATAAACATCCACACGCACACATCAACAGACCTCTTTTGAATCACAGGTCATGTGGGAATCTTTCCACTTATCTAATTGCATTACTGAACAGCAAACATTACATGGCTGATTATACCTCATTACACAATTTAGctaataattctacaaattGCTGATCCTATTGTTTTTGGCTAAGATAACTTGTAAACCTCAGAAATCAAAGTCTGTACAAAGGTTAGAtgagggaagaaagaaaagggaaagaaTTAGGATGCACGAAAAAATGCTGCAGTGAATTTTAGAGGAATGCATAAGGGGAACATAGACAAagatgcagaagaagaaaataagataaaatgcaaagagaggaagaggagaggagggaaaTTTGGAGGGGGCTGGGTGGTAGTTGATAAGAGGACTGCTCTGCCTGGATTTCCGGCCTTCGGCTGCGCTGGTTCTGAGGGGTGATTGGAACAAGATGGCAAGGTCTGTGATAAAAGAAATTCCTCTGATTtcattgttcctctgcagtatAGCAGCACACCATCAGGGATGAATTTTAAAACACAGAGTAACATAGAAATTCAAGATGGGGTTGTACTGACAAAATATGCAACAAAGCAATTGATAAACAACAAACAAGTCTCTGCAATTATATTCCTTATTATTTTATTACGTTTACTTGTGCTCCATGAGCACATTACTCTATATGAATATAGTTAAGCcattagttgttgtttttttctctgatgCAAtcttaagcaaaaaaaatggatgaCCACATAAATCCTCATACACAGAACTGCTAATAATAGATTTCTTGTTGGCCTCTTATTTGACTTAGCCAAATGAAATGTGATAAACCCGCTGACTGTGTGAAATTTGGGCGTTGTGTCATATTGTTTctcattcattaattcattcacacactcatttactcaTTGAGAAATGTGCAGCAACTTCCTAATGTTTCAATTCAGTCTTAGTTGCACCTTTGATTAACATTTGTGAGTGATGTTTCTCTCATTGTTTTACTGACAGGTAGATATTGATACAGTTTGGAATGAACATCACACCGCAGCTGCCTCCAGAATTGCTGTAGGGTGTGTCACAGACCTGGCACTGAAGGTGGCACAGAGAGAGTTGAAGGTGTGTCTCTGTGACTGAATGCATTATCACCTCTGTTACCTGTTAAGTTAATCTTTTGCAGCTCACCAACTGTTGTCTATTATGTATATTTCTCTGCAACATGAAAATGTGAATCTTTTAAAGCTGTGAAAATTTGGGATATGATGTTATATAAGAAGCAATTTGTTGaagttttttctgttctttgacAGAATGGCTTTGCAGTGGTAAGGCCCCCTGGACACCATGCAACTCATTCCTCCCCTCTGTAAGTAcagcagcagcacacacacacacacacacacacacacacacacacacacacacacacacacacacacacacacacacacacacacacacacacacatgtaccaGGAACCAGGGGGCCTGCAAAGTGTTTCAAAGCATTTATTGCAAATCGGCTTTACTTCTGAAGAGGCTAGAAAGATGGAGAGAGTGCCTAAGACTCttatgtgttaatgtgtgtgtctgagttTGTGTGATGTGCACTACCTGCCTGATGCCTGAGGCAAACTACCTCCTCTGCTGTTTCTTTTAAGTTTTCaggacacaaaacaaagctCCTCAAAAGAGTAATGCCTGCACTGCACACGTGTGTATTCTGCACATGTCTTTGTGTGGACGTGCATATTTGTGTGCATTGATTTGTGTCAGACTTTGATAGGAGGCATTAGCCAAGTAACCACATTCAGCTGGGATCGTGTGTGTGAGCTCAGCAGTGCTTGTCACTGGTTATTTATGGGATGATAATGACTTTTCATTATGAGCAAAGTTTGGACAGCATATAATCTATATCgttcatttacacacacacacacacacactcacgcacacacatttaGACACTTGCATTTTATGGCCCACGCTGACACTGCCTTTTCCAACATTCCTCCATTGTTTTTCATAcatcaacactttttttttttttttgcatacttTTGTTGTAGACAGTAAGTGTTTAGGGGACTGCTGCACCAAGTTGAGAGTTCATTTCTCAGAAATCATCCCTCACATCCTGCCAGCTACTCTGACTATGTTATCATTTGGAATGTAGATTTAATTTTATGATAAGCTTGGTCTTCTGTTTGTCACCAAATTTGTGGGTTATGCATTTCTCTGGAGTGCAGGGTTTTAGACTTTAGAATAGTTTTCTAAAACTAAAGAGAAGACATTTGACATTTGTCAGCTgcgaaaaataaaaacacaacttgAAATAAGACGTGTTTGCTTCTCAAATACTTGCGGTACTTGTTAACGTGGCAGGAGTAAGCACTGTGACAATCACAGCCTCAGCATGAAGCCAACTAACTGGAGACCTGTCTTAGGGGTTCTTAAGCTCCATGTGGGATTTTTGTGATATTAATTTGCTGAAGCTGTTCTGATAAACACATGTGGCCGTCACTCTTCCTGTCTGTATGTCCACAGGGGCTTCTGTTTCTTCAACTCTGTTGCCATCGCTGCTAAGCAGCTCCAGCACAAGCTCAACGTCAGCAAGATTCTCATTGTGGACTGGGTGAGGACCCAAAGCAAGACCACTGACACTGGTTACTATATGGATAAAATGCAAATGCATTGGCACAAAAATGTAACATGGCTAAAAAATGAAGGTCCCAGATGTACAGTAGCACTGCTGATCATCATCTAGATAATTTAGCCTGTGAGTTCTGTTGTCCATGTGTGAGCAGAGCTGTCACGTATGCTTTGTGCAAACTCAAACTAACACACAGTGATATGAAAATGCACCCACGCATACATGTGTGATATTGATCCACAGCCAGTTTGTTGTTTCTGCTcaacatgtgtgtgtatatgattCTGCGCAAGGTCTTAACACAGAGCATGCTCTCTTGCATATTACTGCATCAAACATTCGTGATAacctttttgttaaaaaaaaagtcaaaattaAAGATTAAAATACATTTCCCATTGATGTGGAAGTTCTGCAGAGTCTTCTGATTACACTTTGGTTCCAGTTTTGGTAACAAAATAGACCTTGCAATATAATTCTCATAAAGTTTTTATCTTAATTGGTACTAATTTagatttgttaaaaaaatatatgaatcaTTCGAGATTTAATACGGTGTGACATACCGTCAGCTGTCACAACTTCCTAACCTGTTATCCGATTAATGCTTAGGATGTGCACCATGGCAACGGAAGTCAAGAAGCTTTCTATGACGACCCAGGCGTTCTGTACATCTCCCTACATCGTTATGATGATGGCAACTTTTTTCCTGGTAGCGGACATCCAAGTGAGGTATGAATACAGACATACAAAttaatatacacacacacacccaaacacacttatatatatataaatgcatataaaaaaaaattctgtcgAGGACGTGATTTGAGAAACTGTTTTTTCTCATTGCTAATTTATCTTTCCCAGATACACACTTAATGACAGTCATGTCTTAAGAAGATAGATGTGTTGGCATAGAAGTATTCTGTGACTGTGTGATtccagggggacagcagggacCTCGTGTGCAGCGTGTGcttgtcaaaacaaaaaaaaattgtaacaaTAAAGCAAAGATTCACATTACATATAACACAAGTTACTAATTATATCTGTTTGGTAATTTTGACCAGTTTTATTGATTGCAGTTGTTACTCTTTAGGCAACAATAAGGTAGGTTACTAAAGATAAGTTAAATTCGCAGTTGAAAGGTTTAGGATCAAATTATGTCTCTATTTGGTGCTGTCACAATTATATTTAACATTGTATTGACTGAGAATCTGAATCATTTGAATCTGAATCTGCAGTTTGAACTTCTTGAGATTACAAAGTGTCTCTAATGTTTGCCCTGAAATGATTTCTGATACGGGTACATTGTGTTACCATTGGATAGTTTAAAACATGGTGTATAGTATCATGTTAGTCACTTGTTAATTGTCATTCTTGCGTCATCTTTGATTCCGTGacattttattcaaaacaaGATACCCAAAAGCCACAAAAATGTTTATGCAGTGAACCCACTATGAGTGTGATTTGTGCTTTTGGTTAACTTctttacattgtttttttttccatacttcCAGTTTATCGGAGTAACTGCAGGGCCTTGGATGTCAAAACTTTACAACAGGATGTGAACAGTTGTATTGTAAACCTGTTTGCAAACAGGAAACTGAAGTATTTTGCCTGTGGCCTTACCAGAAACCGAGTGTAATGACCTGATGACTTGACAATCCCCAGTCAGATTAACTAACCCCATCCAACTCTGGCATTCACCACCCATTCAATTCCCCACATTCCCTCCTCTTACTCTGCCATCCTCCCCCACAATAATAGTCAGTGTTTTCCCATAAAATCCCCTGATGAGGGACGGTACATAAAACGCTTTGCTGGCTTGGATGTGGCTTTGCCTAGAGTGGACTTTCAACCTCTGTTGAGCAGTGTGGTAAACCTTTGGAGTCTCGCTGTCCCCCATGTAGGTATATAACTCACCATGGGGTAGGGTTGTGATGTCATAGTCATAACATAGAGTGCTGAGTACCTCACAGAAACCAGCCTAATCTAGTCCAGCAACTCTTGAaacatgaaagaaagaaagaggacaGAGAAGAGTGCAATACACTCGGAGCTATAGCAGAAGTTGTGTGCGTATGAATGTGcactgctctgtgtgtgtgcacgtgcacgtgcatGTGGGTACATTACCAGTTGGCAGAGGACAAGAGGCCTCATGTGTTTTTCGTTTGCCCTGTGAACATCCCGTCCACTGAGAAGAATGGAGACAGACGCTCTGCGATGCTCATCAGCATTCTTTCTCTTTCAAGCATCctctcacacccacacacacacacacacataaaggaAATTACCACACATTGTTGCCAAGAGCATGTCAATCAACCTCCTCAATCTCCCCTCAAACTGACACATTGACTGATGGTGAAGGGTTTAGAGAACAGCTAAATGGCTGCTAGTAGGACTACAAAGAGAGAGGGAAGAATCCCTAACTTCTTTCCAAGACCCAGGCCTCAGTTCACTCTCTGCCCCGAATACGTGAGGTCAACCTGAGATGAGCTCCATCAACTCTTCCGCGCATTTTGGGTTACACGCTGACTcatttaaaacatgtaaaatgagcTGTACAGAGTGGTGtaccatgttttatttgacatgtcATAGTAAAATTCCATATGCAGAACATAAAAATATACAGTTGTTccaattatatatattttcttatactttttttttgtttcatagaTCAGGCAAGAATTGCCCAATGAAAAATACTGCCCAGATAAACTTGAGCCTAGAGATTGGGAACCATAAACGGGTGTAACTCTGTTGTGGCTCAGAGTGATTTATAAGGCCATTTGACAAATTGTATCAAAATCAAAATGGAGGGACAGGGGTGTTGAATTAACAGCCATCCGTCTTTCATTTAGGAATCATAATCACTCCCTTGTGTTGCTTTAAAGAGATGCAGCaacttttcttttgttgctgCAATGCAGCAGAATTTTGCAACAGCAGTGCTGATTTTGTGAGCATTTGACACAAATCTGTCATTGTCACAGAGTTTCTCAACTTTTGCTGGGACTTATTAACTTTCTCAACACTCTCAGAGATTCTTGCTCTCTCACGGTCTCACTctgtctcccctgtctctcTTCATCCAGGTGGGTGCAGGTGCAGGCGAAGGCTTCAATGTGAATGTCAGCTGGATGGGAGGTTTGAACCCTCCAATGGGAGATGCAGAATACCTGGCTGCgttcaggtaaattcaagttttagacaCATAGATTTTCTCTCTGCACTGGGCTGCTAACATAAGGATCATGTTATATCAGAAGGATTTTCCCTCTAATGGCACAACCTCCAAATGGTAACAACTAAAGAACTTATCCTGTGGCCCCACTTCATCATATATCCTGCTGCCCCCTGTCTGATCCTATTTCCAGGTATACTCCAAATCTGATTGTGACAGATTTAT
The Odontesthes bonariensis isolate fOdoBon6 chromosome 3, fOdoBon6.hap1, whole genome shotgun sequence DNA segment above includes these coding regions:
- the LOC142376902 gene encoding histone deacetylase 7-like isoform X3, which gives rise to MDLSVTHRLLHPGPDSAMLSPHPPFFLGPLTIQHCSQFSQQHLQYNTEQRQREMEEDKRGQLQQLFRKSKNEQSAVASPLVRQKLREHIIMKSQPAHDRVTPSHCSTPPGFGLPVPDMSLKSQPTLCDQRKDLALRRTVSEPTLKLKLKKLISTRPNPLQRKISAPPAVKHRPETLDSSPSSSSTSASGCSSPNDSLHSDNGSLSLAHERLLLKNGNVAHFTLPSNTTAMPSITAGLPAQADLRLAKPVAVSPLQSVYLPLEGSSPALAQRLQPVLIIEPHTGLVHSQLVSLHGLNSIPQQQRSQLSSPSRREGLVSVPCHRPVERTHSEPLPYNHSILSLHASHHPHLQHQQYHKSGLERFKLNPHLAKLNSKSIEKPRLTQIPSEDMDLEETGSGSGSGTGSVCGSEPGSLYEDGQRRRQSTASTDSVYDTESTTSSRESLIEQSHFLSQRQVIHRPGLQPDGLGVPTLIWPHQSHQPVIRSRSLPASTSLPHTSHPSNAIPSLSLSSPATDVKLSYTTGLVYDAQMQKHQCTCGDNSRHPEHAGRVQSIWSRLHERGLRNQCESIRSRKATLEELQSVHSEKHVHLFGNNTLSRLKLDNRKLAGSQPIFVMLPCGGVGVDIDTVWNEHHTAAASRIAVGCVTDLALKVAQRELKNGFAVVRPPGHHATHSSPLGFCFFNSVAIAAKQLQHKLNVSKILIVDWDVHHGNGSQEAFYDDPGVLYISLHRYDDGNFFPGSGHPSEVGAGAGEGFNVNVSWMGGLNPPMGDAEYLAAFRAVVMPIAHEFSPDVVLVSAGFDAVEGHSPSLGGYKVTAKCFGFLTRQLMSLAGGRVVLALEGGHDLKAICDASEACVSALLGMEVEPLSQSVLDKKPCENAVRSLQRVLHVQGEYWQSVRDSAATVDLSYLQAQRQRVRRDSDSEAVRAIASLSMGSFTSDRNQPENILGKKDSR